The following coding sequences lie in one Myxococcus xanthus genomic window:
- the tnpC gene encoding IS66 family transposase — MPRELPQDHFCPWREEAEELKAEVSRIGGEVDALKGQLAALQRHVFSRRAEKLPTVAAELRGDADSTAARAEAAKQKRRERATRKAEEAPAREIRHAVPSEERQCPACGGDELKPLGQGRTSVVYEYVPARFERQVHVQEVLACACGRGVVTAPPPARVVDRGEYGPGFIAHVVTSKCADAMPLHRLAQRVERGGIPMSRSTLTDLFHQAASVLLPLSRHLLQCIASADVVWADETPLRVLDVKKTRLGYLWTFLTQNDEGQWLIGYRFSMGRASKTPKEVLGGTPGALVVDAYTGYNAVTLPKGRVRVGCWAHCRRRFFDALATAPEAREALAFILELYRVEAQAREADVVRTAVHRELRQLHSAPVLAQLRTWLEAQAPHHPPKSPLGQAISYAVKQWEALTRFVENERLPLDNNRAESALRKAALGRKNFLFVGHEAAGENLAGLYALVATCEANQVNPEEYLADVMLRVQSHPNSRISELLPHEWKRRRAADPPDSPLQPSL, encoded by the coding sequence GTGCCGCGAGAGCTTCCTCAAGACCACTTCTGCCCCTGGCGCGAGGAGGCGGAGGAACTCAAGGCCGAGGTGAGCCGCATTGGCGGGGAGGTGGACGCGCTCAAGGGGCAGCTGGCAGCCCTGCAGCGTCACGTCTTCAGCAGGCGGGCGGAGAAACTGCCGACGGTGGCCGCCGAGCTGCGAGGGGACGCGGATTCGACGGCGGCTCGGGCCGAGGCCGCGAAGCAGAAGCGCCGGGAGAGGGCCACTCGGAAAGCCGAGGAGGCGCCCGCGCGGGAGATTCGCCACGCGGTACCCTCCGAGGAGCGCCAGTGCCCGGCGTGCGGCGGCGATGAATTGAAGCCGCTGGGCCAGGGACGCACCTCGGTGGTGTACGAGTACGTGCCGGCGCGCTTCGAGAGGCAGGTGCACGTGCAGGAAGTGCTGGCGTGCGCGTGCGGCCGGGGCGTCGTCACGGCTCCGCCTCCGGCGAGGGTGGTGGACAGGGGCGAGTACGGCCCCGGCTTCATTGCCCACGTGGTGACGTCGAAGTGCGCCGATGCCATGCCCTTGCACCGGCTCGCTCAACGAGTCGAACGCGGTGGCATCCCCATGAGTCGCAGCACGCTGACGGACCTCTTCCATCAGGCCGCCTCGGTGCTTCTGCCTCTCTCCCGTCACCTGCTGCAATGCATTGCGTCCGCGGACGTGGTGTGGGCGGACGAGACGCCGCTGCGGGTGCTGGACGTGAAGAAGACGCGCCTGGGCTACCTCTGGACCTTCCTCACCCAGAACGACGAAGGCCAGTGGCTCATCGGCTACCGCTTCAGCATGGGCCGGGCTAGCAAAACGCCCAAGGAAGTCCTGGGCGGTACCCCAGGCGCGCTCGTGGTGGACGCGTACACCGGCTACAACGCGGTGACGCTGCCAAAGGGCCGGGTACGTGTCGGCTGCTGGGCCCATTGCCGCCGCCGATTCTTCGATGCGCTGGCAACCGCCCCCGAGGCGCGAGAGGCACTGGCCTTCATCCTCGAGCTCTACCGCGTGGAGGCGCAGGCACGTGAGGCGGACGTGGTGCGCACCGCCGTCCACCGGGAGCTGCGCCAACTGCACAGCGCCCCCGTCCTCGCGCAACTGCGTACCTGGCTGGAGGCGCAGGCCCCGCACCACCCGCCCAAGAGTCCGCTGGGCCAGGCCATTTCCTACGCGGTGAAGCAGTGGGAGGCCCTCACTCGCTTCGTCGAGAATGAGCGACTTCCTCTCGACAACAACCGCGCGGAATCGGCGCTGCGGAAGGCTGCCCTGGGCCGGAAGAATTTCCTCTTCGTCGGCCACGAGGCCGCGGGCGAAAACCTCGCGGGCCTCTACGCCCTGGTGGCCACCTGCGAGGCCAACCAAGTCAATCCCGAGGAGTACCTCGCGGACGTCATGCTGCGTGTGCAGTCGCACCCCAACTCGCGCATCAGTGAGCTGCTGCCTCACGAGTGGAAGCGGAGACGCGCCGCCGACCCGCCCGATTCCCCCCTCCAGCCCAGCCTCTGA